A single window of Bordetella genomosp. 11 DNA harbors:
- a CDS encoding acyl-CoA dehydrogenase family protein, which translates to MTLRTETDGQAAFRAEVRAWLREHVPASLRHATFRPSPEQAMQWYRTLSRRGWIAPHWPREHGGMGATPMEQLILMEEMALAGTPDIPTQGLNHIGPLLISRGTPAQRARHLPAILAGDAIWCQGYSEPGAGSDLASLSTRGQVRDGHLVINGHKIWTTWGHHADWMFALVRTSNEGRPRDGITFVLIPMATFGIRRRPIRTIAGDDEFAEVFLDDVAVPLDNVVGEVNRGWEVATAVLSEERLRIGSPAQALRARERLRMMLRAAPAAQVPASVREEAALAEVEVQALCAAYLEAAEAAPGEAREGGVDSAYLKLLATDTVHLLLDLARRVAGPGAALRDPSRHGEDLLDATQMFLQARRLGIYGGSSEVQRGIIATRVLDLPAAGSKR; encoded by the coding sequence ATGACGCTCAGAACCGAAACCGACGGGCAGGCGGCTTTCCGCGCGGAGGTGCGGGCCTGGCTGCGCGAACATGTGCCGGCATCCTTGCGTCATGCGACGTTTCGTCCCTCGCCGGAACAGGCGATGCAATGGTACCGGACGCTGTCGCGGCGCGGCTGGATCGCCCCGCATTGGCCACGCGAACACGGCGGGATGGGGGCCACGCCGATGGAGCAGTTGATCCTGATGGAGGAGATGGCGCTCGCGGGCACGCCCGACATCCCCACCCAGGGGCTGAACCACATCGGACCGCTGCTGATCTCGCGCGGTACGCCCGCGCAGCGGGCGCGGCACCTGCCGGCCATCCTGGCGGGCGACGCGATCTGGTGCCAGGGCTATTCCGAACCCGGCGCGGGCTCGGACCTGGCCAGCCTGTCCACGCGGGGCCAGGTACGTGACGGGCACCTGGTCATCAACGGGCACAAGATCTGGACGACGTGGGGACATCATGCGGACTGGATGTTCGCGCTGGTGCGCACCTCGAATGAAGGCAGGCCCAGGGACGGGATTACCTTCGTCCTGATCCCCATGGCTACCTTCGGCATCCGGCGGCGTCCCATACGCACCATCGCCGGCGATGACGAATTCGCGGAGGTATTCCTCGACGACGTCGCAGTGCCGCTGGACAACGTGGTGGGTGAAGTGAACCGGGGTTGGGAAGTGGCAACGGCGGTCCTCAGCGAAGAGCGTCTGCGGATCGGCTCTCCGGCGCAGGCGCTGCGGGCCCGTGAACGGCTGCGCATGATGCTGCGCGCCGCGCCGGCGGCCCAGGTGCCGGCCAGCGTGCGCGAAGAGGCGGCGTTGGCCGAGGTCGAGGTGCAGGCCTTGTGCGCGGCTTACCTGGAGGCGGCCGAAGCCGCGCCTGGAGAGGCGCGGGAAGGCGGCGTGGACAGCGCCTATTTGAAGCTGCTGGCCACGGACACCGTGCATCTGCTGCTGGATCTGGCGCGGCGTGTCGCCGGCCCGGGCGCGGCGCTGCGCGATCCCTCGCGCCACGGCGAGGACCTGCTCGACGCCACGCAGATGTTCCTGCAGGCCCGCCGCCTGGGTATCTATGGCGGTAGCAGCGAGGTGCAGCGCGGCATTATCGCGACTCGGGTACTGGACCTGCCGGCCGCGGGGAGCAAGCGATGA
- a CDS encoding acyl-CoA dehydrogenase family protein, with amino-acid sequence MNGEYAAQLRMIGESAAHFAAGQGGAAAARAVQEGGTAWDMAAWKDIGALGWFGIAVGEEQGGLGLSAPAAVVVAQEAGRALMMPPVASGIAVAAILAQAGDAPGRVLEDVLAGNILAVPAPVAAAEDGARGATLVPDAGRATHWLLAAECESPFEARLIARGAPGTQCETRPAVDGTGLADIRVSASAWGDAPVMLDRAHGPAAWREGHHLLWLLDAAYLSGLTEAALELALEYMRLRRQFGVPVGSFQALQHRAAMCHVDGKATRALVHEAAQAWGGARQGWAAAAAYHRAAASALRVTKEVIQFHGAIGFADEHDAGLFLKRAMTVGARHGRDVRQVLMGGME; translated from the coding sequence ATGAACGGGGAATACGCCGCGCAGCTGCGGATGATAGGCGAGAGCGCCGCGCATTTCGCCGCCGGCCAGGGCGGCGCGGCGGCGGCGCGTGCCGTCCAGGAAGGCGGTACGGCGTGGGATATGGCCGCCTGGAAAGACATCGGCGCCCTGGGCTGGTTCGGCATCGCCGTGGGGGAAGAGCAGGGCGGCCTGGGCCTGTCCGCGCCCGCGGCAGTCGTGGTCGCCCAGGAGGCCGGGCGCGCGTTGATGATGCCGCCGGTGGCGTCGGGCATTGCCGTCGCGGCCATCCTGGCCCAGGCCGGCGATGCGCCAGGGCGGGTCCTGGAGGACGTGCTTGCCGGAAATATCCTTGCCGTGCCGGCACCGGTGGCGGCGGCTGAAGACGGGGCGCGCGGCGCCACGCTGGTCCCGGACGCGGGAAGGGCGACGCATTGGCTGCTGGCCGCGGAATGCGAAAGCCCTTTCGAGGCCCGGCTGATCGCCAGGGGCGCGCCGGGAACGCAATGCGAGACGCGCCCGGCCGTGGATGGGACCGGGCTGGCCGACATCCGGGTCAGCGCGTCCGCTTGGGGGGACGCGCCTGTCATGCTGGATCGGGCACACGGTCCGGCCGCATGGCGGGAGGGCCATCACCTGCTATGGCTGCTGGACGCTGCCTATCTGAGCGGCCTGACGGAAGCCGCGCTTGAGCTGGCGCTGGAATACATGCGGCTGCGCCGGCAGTTCGGTGTGCCCGTCGGCAGCTTCCAGGCCTTGCAGCATCGCGCCGCGATGTGTCATGTGGACGGCAAGGCCACCCGTGCCCTGGTCCACGAAGCCGCGCAGGCGTGGGGTGGGGCACGGCAGGGCTGGGCGGCGGCGGCCGCCTACCACCGCGCCGCGGCGTCCGCCCTGCGCGTGACGAAGGAAGTCATCCAATTCCATGGCGCCATCGGTTTCGCGGATGAGCACGACGCGGGCCTGTTTCTGAAACGCGCGATGACCGTGGGCGCGCGTCATGGACGGGACGTTCGTCAGGTACTGATGGGCGGGATGGAGTAA
- a CDS encoding thiolase family protein, which translates to MKKRDMVIAGYAETPVGFKTGRSAYDLAGEALDQLLERTGIDKNEIDGLSVTTALSEAQNPFFAVYMTEALGLTPTWLNYGGMGGCSATGGVARAMSAIRDGMCTLAVVMSADAPSSDWRSNYGAYRGEFQDPPGVQGPPASFGLLMSRYIHQYGLDPQALGKIAVTQRAHALHNPNALKKFQKPLSMEEYMQSRVISDPLRVLDSVMFCDGANAFIVTSAANARRLGLRNMVYPVAYGEVTNFNGADPVADITQTGFGRIGPEVLRRAELAPKDVRMFQPYDDFTIAVMMQFEAFGFCERGEGAAYTLRTDLSFDGELPLNTGGGQISAGQPGLASGGLNLAEAVRQMFGEGGSRQVKDPCNALVTGIGVIPYGRNWGTSSAMVLEA; encoded by the coding sequence ATGAAGAAAAGGGATATGGTGATCGCCGGCTACGCGGAAACGCCGGTCGGGTTCAAGACGGGACGCAGCGCCTACGACCTGGCCGGCGAGGCCCTGGATCAGCTGCTGGAACGCACGGGCATCGACAAGAATGAGATCGACGGGCTGTCGGTCACCACCGCCTTGTCCGAAGCCCAGAACCCGTTCTTCGCCGTCTACATGACCGAAGCGCTGGGCCTGACGCCGACGTGGCTGAACTATGGCGGCATGGGCGGCTGCTCCGCGACCGGCGGCGTGGCGCGGGCGATGTCGGCGATCCGCGACGGCATGTGCACCCTGGCCGTCGTCATGTCGGCCGACGCGCCCAGCAGCGACTGGCGCTCCAATTACGGCGCGTACCGCGGCGAGTTCCAGGATCCCCCCGGCGTCCAGGGCCCGCCCGCCAGCTTCGGCCTGCTGATGAGCCGCTACATTCATCAATATGGCCTGGATCCCCAGGCGCTGGGCAAGATTGCGGTAACGCAGCGCGCGCACGCGCTGCACAATCCGAACGCGCTGAAGAAGTTCCAGAAGCCGCTGTCGATGGAGGAATACATGCAGTCGCGTGTGATCTCCGATCCGCTGCGGGTACTGGACAGCGTGATGTTCTGCGATGGCGCCAACGCGTTCATCGTGACCAGCGCGGCGAACGCCAGGCGGCTCGGTCTAAGGAACATGGTGTATCCGGTGGCGTACGGCGAAGTCACGAACTTCAACGGTGCCGACCCGGTGGCCGACATCACCCAGACCGGCTTCGGCAGGATCGGCCCGGAGGTGCTGCGCAGGGCGGAACTCGCGCCCAAGGATGTGCGGATGTTCCAACCGTACGACGACTTCACCATCGCCGTCATGATGCAGTTCGAGGCCTTCGGCTTCTGCGAACGCGGAGAAGGCGCTGCCTATACCCTGCGCACCGACCTGTCCTTCGACGGCGAGCTGCCCTTGAATACAGGTGGGGGCCAGATCTCGGCCGGCCAGCCGGGCCTGGCAAGCGGTGGATTGAATCTGGCCGAAGCCGTGCGCCAGATGTTCGGCGAGGGCGGCAGCCGCCAGGTAAAGGACCCGTGCAACGCATTGGTCACCGGCATCGGCGTGATTCCCTACGGCCGCAACTGGGGCACCAGTTCGGCCATGGTCCTGGAGGCATGA
- a CDS encoding Zn-ribbon domain-containing OB-fold protein: MNDNIAAGSPARPIPKQGVYVDTQPFWDGIAQGKLVLQYCTVAGRFQHYPKPVSSYTGRRTLEWREVSGKGTIYAATVVRIPGPGVEGRIPLCVATVELDEGVRIIANLLGCDPAEMAVGKRVKLAVDHLAPGHPYPAFELE; this comes from the coding sequence ATGAACGACAACATAGCCGCGGGCTCGCCGGCGCGTCCCATACCGAAACAAGGCGTCTACGTGGACACCCAGCCGTTCTGGGACGGCATCGCGCAGGGCAAGCTGGTGCTGCAGTATTGCACCGTCGCCGGACGTTTTCAGCACTACCCCAAGCCGGTCAGCAGCTACACAGGCCGGCGCACCCTGGAATGGCGGGAAGTATCGGGGAAGGGCACCATCTATGCCGCCACGGTGGTACGCATTCCGGGGCCCGGCGTGGAGGGGCGCATACCCTTATGCGTCGCCACGGTGGAGCTCGACGAAGGCGTGCGCATCATCGCCAACCTGTTGGGTTGCGATCCCGCCGAGATGGCGGTGGGCAAGCGGGTCAAGCTGGCGGTCGACCATCTTGCGCCAGGGCATCCCTATCCGGCGTTCGAACTGGAATAA
- a CDS encoding DNA-binding protein, whose translation MAITELDVHGAADALLREGERPTIERVRLKLGRGSPNTITGFLNTWFAGLGERLAGARDATLPDPVAKLAQEVWRAAIEQARRQAETHQSEAAAELARERDRLAAMEEELHQGQERLQAREADLELGLQALREQVVAAQDAAYTATVRLQAEQQQLAGARDSLAQARAEAESLRGQLVDMQTHQARSLADAHDRHAAQERRWLNDLDAERQLTKRLNAELERTRQAADRDRQAAEQERQGAERQRQAAEQARGEAQAQAAELQNELRRALRTETSLREELAATTARLDAAETAAGVNETAAARREADLLRQVRDLSAQLAAREKQLDEWARSLAPRRAARRDTKPQAG comes from the coding sequence ATGGCCATTACCGAACTGGACGTGCACGGCGCCGCCGACGCGTTGTTGCGCGAGGGCGAGCGCCCGACCATCGAACGCGTCCGCCTGAAACTGGGACGCGGGTCTCCCAATACCATCACTGGCTTTTTGAACACCTGGTTTGCCGGCCTGGGCGAACGCCTTGCCGGCGCCCGCGACGCCACGCTGCCGGACCCGGTGGCGAAACTGGCGCAGGAAGTCTGGCGCGCGGCGATCGAGCAGGCGCGGCGGCAAGCCGAGACGCATCAGTCCGAGGCGGCCGCCGAGCTGGCCAGGGAACGCGATCGCCTGGCGGCCATGGAGGAAGAGCTCCACCAGGGCCAGGAACGCTTGCAGGCCCGCGAGGCCGACCTGGAATTGGGTTTGCAGGCATTGCGCGAACAAGTCGTGGCGGCGCAGGACGCCGCCTACACCGCCACGGTCCGCTTGCAGGCCGAACAGCAGCAACTGGCCGGGGCGCGCGATTCGCTTGCGCAGGCGCGTGCCGAGGCCGAGTCCTTGCGCGGCCAACTCGTCGATATGCAGACGCATCAGGCGCGGTCGCTGGCCGACGCGCACGATAGGCATGCGGCGCAAGAACGCAGATGGTTGAATGACCTGGATGCGGAGCGCCAGCTCACCAAGCGACTGAATGCCGAGCTGGAGCGCACGCGGCAGGCGGCGGACCGCGATCGGCAGGCCGCGGAACAGGAAAGGCAGGGCGCGGAACGGCAGAGGCAGGCGGCCGAGCAGGCGCGTGGCGAAGCGCAGGCCCAGGCCGCGGAGCTGCAGAACGAGTTGCGCCGCGCGTTGCGGACGGAGACTTCGTTGCGCGAGGAACTGGCCGCCACGACGGCGCGCCTGGACGCGGCGGAGACCGCCGCGGGCGTGAACGAAACAGCCGCCGCGCGGCGCGAAGCCGATCTGCTGCGCCAGGTTCGGGACCTATCCGCGCAGTTGGCAGCCAGGGAGAAGCAACTGGACGAATGGGCCCGATCCCTGGCGCCGCGCCGGGCCGCGCGCCGCGATACCAAGCCGCAGGCCGGCTGA
- a CDS encoding iron-containing alcohol dehydrogenase — protein sequence MSILQFLTKVHFDYGSRRELPGELARNGVRRPLFVTDKGLIAAGVFAMAIEPLGGAGDAPVFDDTPANPTEDAVEAGHAMFGRERCDGIVAIGGGASLDLAKAIAVMCGDPAPLWEYCNRHPKPRPVAATPPLIVLPTTSGSGSEVGRSAVIIFRNGIKAGVGCPNVVKAAICDPELTLGLPRYMTAATGMDALTHCVETFCSPVVNPPADAIALDGLKRVYANIERVTADGSDRDARWHMMMGALEGAICFQKGLGAVHSMSHALGALNHHHGTLNAILLPHVIGYNREWLAGKLPALRQAMGLADDADLARVFLDLNRRLGLPSGLKALGVDPAIFDAIADASLADNAHKTNPRPLAKQDYLDLLAAAY from the coding sequence GTGTCCATCCTACAGTTCCTGACCAAAGTGCATTTCGATTACGGTAGCCGGCGCGAATTGCCCGGCGAGCTGGCGCGCAACGGCGTGCGGCGGCCCTTGTTCGTGACCGACAAGGGCCTGATCGCCGCCGGGGTATTCGCCATGGCGATCGAGCCTTTGGGCGGGGCCGGCGACGCGCCGGTCTTCGACGATACGCCGGCCAATCCCACCGAAGACGCCGTCGAGGCAGGCCATGCGATGTTCGGCCGCGAACGCTGCGACGGCATCGTCGCCATCGGCGGCGGTGCCTCGCTGGACCTGGCCAAGGCGATTGCCGTGATGTGCGGCGATCCCGCGCCCTTGTGGGAATACTGCAACCGCCATCCCAAGCCACGGCCGGTAGCCGCCACGCCGCCGCTGATCGTGCTGCCCACCACGTCGGGCAGCGGCAGCGAAGTCGGCCGCTCCGCGGTCATCATCTTCCGTAACGGTATCAAGGCCGGCGTGGGGTGCCCCAATGTGGTGAAGGCCGCCATCTGCGATCCCGAACTCACGCTGGGACTGCCGCGCTATATGACGGCCGCGACCGGCATGGATGCCCTGACGCACTGCGTCGAAACCTTCTGCTCCCCGGTCGTCAATCCGCCGGCCGATGCCATCGCGCTGGACGGCCTGAAGCGGGTGTACGCCAATATCGAACGCGTGACCGCGGACGGCAGCGACCGCGACGCCCGCTGGCACATGATGATGGGCGCCCTGGAAGGCGCGATCTGCTTCCAGAAAGGACTGGGCGCGGTGCACTCGATGTCGCATGCATTGGGGGCGCTGAACCATCATCACGGTACGCTCAACGCGATCCTGCTGCCGCACGTGATCGGCTACAACCGCGAGTGGCTGGCCGGCAAATTGCCCGCCTTGCGCCAGGCCATGGGGTTGGCGGACGACGCGGACCTGGCACGGGTATTCCTGGACTTGAACAGAAGGCTCGGCCTGCCTTCGGGCCTGAAGGCGCTGGGCGTGGACCCCGCGATCTTCGATGCCATCGCCGATGCGTCGCTCGCCGACAACGCCCACAAGACCAACCCGCGTCCGCTCGCCAAACAGGACTATCTCGACTTGCTGGCGGCGGCGTACTGA
- a CDS encoding class I adenylate-forming enzyme family protein — protein MRLEQFLAAHALRFPGKTAVKCGDRSLTYAELLATSRSLAAGMRRAGVGPGDRVVVYLPNCIEIAQVLYAAFWLGALVIPVNTRNTPRELAYFARDSQACMLVFHADDAPAIDALGDGLRGLRRVVVDGAAHDAQALATLMRPSDERLPDVPLHPDDAMILYTSGTTGQPKGAILTHANFVIGNAFINAVEWGITSDDVFLVTTPLAHRTGLARLMNSMGLGATLVVMERFDARQAVDIIEREYVTAAGMVPTVARMLMPILEEQASRCATLRHIIVTGEAFPIELKRRMIERLPGARLHSFFAMTEVGSVTVLNHEEQFTHPGSVGRVTPGVEVKLVDERGQRVSVDDVGEILVRAGEAGRFTTMRGYYGRPEATAETIVDGWVHTGDMGRFDSDGYLYIVDRKKDMVLSGGFNIYTKEVEQALAEHPAVADVAVVGVPDPIYGEAVAAFIELCPGATLSVEAVQAHARERIASYKKPKHVFFVEALPRSGVGKVLKRDLREIALSRMVQAA, from the coding sequence ATGCGGCTCGAACAATTCCTGGCAGCGCATGCGCTGCGCTTTCCCGGCAAGACGGCGGTGAAATGCGGTGACCGGTCCCTGACGTACGCCGAACTGCTGGCCACCTCCCGGTCGCTGGCCGCGGGCATGCGGCGAGCGGGAGTAGGGCCGGGCGATCGCGTGGTGGTTTACCTGCCCAACTGCATCGAGATCGCGCAGGTGCTGTACGCCGCCTTCTGGCTGGGGGCGTTGGTCATTCCGGTGAACACGCGCAATACGCCACGCGAGCTGGCGTACTTCGCGCGGGATAGCCAGGCCTGCATGCTGGTATTCCATGCGGACGACGCGCCGGCCATCGACGCCCTGGGCGACGGGTTGCGCGGCCTGCGCCGCGTCGTCGTGGACGGTGCCGCGCACGACGCGCAAGCCCTGGCGACGCTGATGCGGCCGTCCGACGAGCGCCTGCCCGATGTGCCGCTGCATCCGGACGATGCGATGATCCTCTATACCTCGGGCACGACGGGCCAGCCGAAGGGCGCGATCCTGACGCACGCGAATTTCGTTATCGGCAATGCTTTCATCAACGCCGTGGAATGGGGCATTACCTCGGATGACGTCTTCCTCGTCACGACGCCGCTGGCCCACCGCACCGGTCTGGCGCGGCTGATGAACTCCATGGGCCTGGGCGCGACCCTGGTGGTGATGGAACGCTTCGATGCGCGGCAGGCCGTGGACATCATCGAGCGCGAGTACGTCACGGCCGCCGGCATGGTGCCCACGGTTGCGCGCATGCTGATGCCTATCCTGGAAGAACAGGCATCGCGCTGCGCGACCCTGCGCCACATCATCGTCACGGGCGAGGCCTTCCCGATCGAGCTCAAGCGCCGGATGATAGAGAGGCTGCCTGGCGCCCGGCTGCATTCCTTTTTCGCCATGACCGAAGTCGGATCGGTCACCGTCCTCAATCACGAGGAGCAGTTCACCCATCCCGGCTCGGTGGGCCGCGTGACGCCCGGCGTGGAAGTCAAGCTGGTCGACGAGCGGGGGCAGCGGGTGTCCGTGGACGACGTCGGTGAAATCCTGGTGCGCGCCGGCGAGGCCGGACGCTTCACGACCATGCGTGGCTACTACGGACGGCCCGAGGCGACCGCGGAAACCATCGTCGACGGCTGGGTGCATACCGGCGACATGGGCCGCTTCGATAGCGACGGCTATCTGTATATCGTGGATCGCAAGAAGGACATGGTGCTGAGCGGCGGCTTCAATATCTACACCAAAGAGGTGGAACAGGCGCTGGCCGAGCATCCCGCCGTGGCCGATGTGGCGGTGGTCGGCGTGCCGGACCCCATCTATGGCGAGGCAGTGGCCGCGTTCATCGAACTGTGCCCGGGCGCGACGCTCAGCGTGGAGGCTGTCCAGGCGCATGCGCGCGAACGGATCGCCAGCTACAAGAAGCCCAAGCATGTCTTCTTCGTCGAGGCGCTGCCGCGCAGCGGCGTCGGGAAAGTGCTGAAACGGGATCTGCGGGAAATCGCCCTGTCCAGAATGGTGCAAGCCGCATGA
- a CDS encoding NAD-dependent succinate-semialdehyde dehydrogenase: MYEHPALYINGRFIAADGRTTQPVTNPANGEVLGHLPHATTEDLDQALAAARKAFETWKRTSPLERSAILRKAGDLLRERVGEIARNISLDQGKPLSEALAETDKSAEHADWHAEEGRRIYGRVIPPRQADVRQFVQREPVGVCVAFSPWNFPIGQASRKVFAALGSGCTLIIKGPEDSPSGVIALVRALHDAGLPAGCLNLVWGVPADISGYLIRSPIVRKVSFTGSTVVGKQVAALAASHMKRMTMELGGHAPVLVFDDADLDRAADLLARFKMRNAGQVCISPSRFFVQRKAYDRFVARFVEVTRALKVGDGLEDGVDMGPLVHDRRVAAMEGFMEDVRQRKGEVLTGGARIGTRGSFFAPTVVAGLAADARLMHEEPFGPIAPVAPFDTFEDGIRLANALPYGLSSYVFTESLRTATLASNALEAGMVNINHYGSGAAEMPFGGVKDSGMGSEGGAETFDGYLVTKFITHR, from the coding sequence ATGTACGAACATCCGGCCCTTTACATCAACGGGCGCTTTATCGCCGCCGACGGGCGAACTACGCAGCCCGTGACGAATCCCGCCAATGGCGAAGTCCTGGGCCACCTGCCGCATGCCACCACGGAAGACCTGGACCAGGCGCTGGCCGCCGCGCGGAAGGCATTCGAGACCTGGAAACGCACCTCGCCCCTGGAACGGTCGGCCATCCTGCGCAAGGCCGGCGACCTGCTGCGCGAGCGTGTCGGCGAGATCGCCCGCAATATCTCCCTGGACCAGGGTAAACCCCTGTCCGAGGCACTGGCCGAAACCGATAAGAGCGCCGAACACGCCGATTGGCACGCGGAGGAAGGCCGCCGTATCTACGGCCGCGTGATCCCGCCGCGCCAGGCGGATGTGCGCCAGTTCGTGCAGCGCGAACCAGTGGGCGTGTGCGTGGCGTTCTCGCCCTGGAATTTTCCGATCGGACAGGCTTCGCGCAAGGTCTTCGCGGCCCTGGGCAGCGGCTGCACGCTCATCATCAAAGGCCCGGAAGACAGCCCCAGCGGCGTCATCGCGCTGGTGCGTGCCCTGCACGACGCGGGCCTGCCGGCCGGCTGCCTGAACCTGGTGTGGGGCGTGCCGGCCGATATATCCGGCTACCTGATCCGCTCGCCCATCGTGCGCAAGGTGTCTTTCACCGGCTCCACCGTGGTGGGCAAGCAGGTGGCCGCGCTGGCGGCCAGCCACATGAAACGCATGACCATGGAGCTGGGCGGCCACGCGCCCGTCCTCGTGTTCGACGATGCCGATCTGGACCGGGCGGCCGACCTGCTGGCGCGATTCAAGATGCGCAATGCGGGGCAGGTCTGCATATCCCCTTCGCGCTTCTTTGTGCAGCGCAAGGCCTACGATCGCTTCGTCGCGCGGTTCGTCGAGGTCACGCGCGCGCTGAAGGTGGGCGACGGCCTGGAGGACGGCGTGGACATGGGGCCGCTGGTGCACGACCGCCGCGTCGCCGCGATGGAAGGCTTCATGGAAGACGTGCGGCAGCGCAAGGGCGAAGTGCTGACGGGCGGCGCCCGCATCGGTACGCGCGGATCGTTCTTCGCGCCGACCGTCGTCGCGGGCCTCGCGGCCGATGCGCGTTTGATGCATGAAGAACCCTTCGGCCCCATCGCGCCCGTGGCGCCCTTCGATACGTTCGAGGACGGCATACGGCTGGCCAATGCCCTGCCGTATGGGCTGAGTTCCTACGTCTTCACGGAGTCGCTAAGGACGGCGACCCTGGCCTCCAATGCGCTGGAAGCCGGCATGGTGAACATCAATCACTATGGCAGCGGCGCGGCGGAAATGCCGTTCGGCGGCGTCAAGGACAGCGGCATGGGCAGCGAAGGCGGCGCCGAGACCTTCGATGGCTATCTGGTCACCAAGTTCATTACCCATCGGTAG
- a CDS encoding Bug family tripartite tricarboxylate transporter substrate binding protein has product MGPIRKLKHLFAAVAAVAGVALAHPAWADYPDRPVSVIVGFPAGGSADPFARLFGQELSKKWGQPVVIENKAGANALIGTGYVAKAAPDGYTLLVALGNHTMNPAMYKGMQFDTSKDFAPIALLALAPNVLVVRNNFPAKDFKEFLEVLKRNPGKFTYASSGNGGTPHLAGVLFSQKTDTSILHVPYKGAAPAIADLMGGTVDMSFATLSSALPQIKAGKIRALAITYDKRVPQLPDVPSLDELGVKGVNIATWYGFLAPAGTPPKVIEKIHADLAEIAARPAVREQLTTMLGSVVISEGPAQFQQRIDRELGEWDAVIKKAGLALN; this is encoded by the coding sequence ATGGGCCCGATCCGCAAGCTCAAGCACCTCTTTGCCGCCGTGGCGGCCGTTGCCGGCGTGGCGCTGGCACACCCCGCATGGGCCGACTACCCCGACCGTCCGGTTTCGGTCATCGTCGGATTCCCGGCGGGCGGCTCGGCGGACCCCTTCGCGCGGCTGTTCGGCCAGGAGCTTTCCAAGAAATGGGGGCAGCCCGTCGTCATCGAGAACAAGGCCGGCGCCAATGCCCTGATCGGTACCGGCTATGTGGCCAAGGCAGCGCCCGACGGCTATACGCTGCTGGTGGCGCTGGGCAACCATACGATGAATCCGGCGATGTACAAGGGCATGCAGTTCGACACGTCCAAGGATTTCGCGCCCATCGCGCTGCTGGCGCTGGCGCCCAACGTGCTGGTGGTTCGCAACAATTTCCCGGCCAAGGACTTCAAGGAATTCCTGGAGGTGCTCAAGCGCAACCCGGGCAAGTTCACGTATGCGTCTTCCGGCAATGGAGGGACACCCCATCTGGCGGGGGTGCTGTTCAGCCAGAAGACCGATACGTCCATCCTGCACGTGCCGTACAAGGGCGCGGCGCCGGCAATCGCCGACCTGATGGGCGGCACGGTGGATATGTCCTTCGCGACGCTCAGTTCGGCGCTGCCGCAGATCAAGGCAGGCAAGATCCGCGCGCTGGCCATTACCTATGACAAGCGCGTGCCGCAGTTGCCCGATGTGCCGTCGCTCGACGAACTGGGCGTGAAGGGCGTCAACATCGCGACGTGGTACGGCTTCCTGGCGCCGGCCGGCACGCCGCCCAAGGTGATCGAGAAGATCCATGCGGACCTGGCGGAAATCGCCGCGCGCCCGGCGGTGCGGGAACAACTGACGACCATGCTGGGATCGGTGGTCATTTCCGAAGGCCCGGCCCAGTTCCAGCAGCGCATCGACAGGGAACTCGGCGAATGGGACGCGGTGATCAAGAAGGCCGGCCTGGCGCTGAACTGA